From the genome of bacterium, one region includes:
- a CDS encoding Gfo/Idh/MocA family oxidoreductase produces MIRIGLISAASYAPTFNGDDVPRKAAMTHGPIFSSCFNGYDPAQLDAHAGEGKFPFSPVEQQFEGVRAVKIWDPLREAAEHLAAIVGIPEVCDTPEQCTEDVDAVIIPDDGSGSQYKYAVAALEKGLPTFVDKPLAMTAKEARQIAQVAKDHGAPFMSASSLRFVPDIVALRDEVRGGAFGEVNLASVAGGGDPIWYGIHALSMAYGVFESGAVSCLNVGVPDRNVVRVRYANGRDVMLIVGQAPQMCGGYQINIYGTKGWKSVTPNLKDLYVYLMQRFLALVRDGEVSVPIDEEVEVIAVLEAGQRSLAEGREVTIAEMLR; encoded by the coding sequence ATGATCAGAATTGGCCTCATATCCGCCGCCTCGTATGCCCCCACCTTCAACGGTGACGACGTGCCCCGCAAGGCCGCCATGACCCATGGGCCGATCTTCTCCAGTTGCTTCAACGGCTACGACCCCGCGCAGCTCGACGCCCACGCGGGCGAGGGCAAGTTCCCCTTCAGCCCCGTGGAGCAGCAGTTCGAGGGCGTGCGGGCGGTCAAGATCTGGGACCCGCTGCGCGAGGCCGCCGAGCATCTCGCGGCCATCGTCGGCATCCCCGAGGTCTGCGACACGCCCGAGCAGTGCACCGAGGACGTGGACGCGGTCATCATCCCCGACGACGGGTCGGGCTCTCAGTACAAGTACGCCGTGGCCGCGCTGGAGAAGGGCCTGCCGACGTTCGTGGACAAGCCGCTGGCCATGACGGCCAAAGAGGCCAGGCAGATCGCGCAGGTGGCCAAGGACCACGGCGCGCCCTTCATGTCCGCCAGCTCGCTGCGCTTCGTGCCCGACATCGTGGCCCTGCGCGACGAGGTGCGCGGCGGGGCGTTCGGGGAGGTCAACCTGGCCAGCGTGGCCGGCGGCGGCGATCCGATCTGGTACGGCATCCACGCCCTCTCGATGGCGTACGGCGTCTTCGAGTCCGGCGCGGTGTCCTGCCTGAATGTCGGCGTGCCCGACCGCAACGTCGTCCGCGTGCGCTATGCCAACGGCCGCGATGTCATGCTGATCGTCGGCCAGGCCCCGCAGATGTGCGGCGGGTACCAGATCAACATCTACGGCACCAAAGGCTGGAAGTCGGTCACGCCGAACCTGAAGGACCTGTATGTCTACCTCATGCAGCGCTTCCTGGCCCTGGTGCGCGACGGCGAGGTGAGTGTGCCGATTGACGAGGAGGTCGAGGTCATCGCGGTGCTGGAGGCCGGACAGCGGTCCCTGGCCGAGGGCCGCGAGGTCACGATTGCCGAGATGCTGCGGTAG